CTCCGATGAATTCGATATTGCGCCGCATCTAATCTCATCTCTAGTACCTACTCTAGTAAGGAGTGCACGAACATCTATCAAATTTTGTGCTATCAATAGATCGATGTAATATTCTTCCTCAAACCACATCTTGCATCCATCCTACACACAAATTTGAGCAAACAATGAGCTGCAAATTGCACTGAATCCGATGAACAACCGAATCAAAACTTACTAGTACGTTTGTCTAGACGTGTGTTGCACATGCACGCTTACTAGTAGCTTTAAACAACAAGAAGCACCGATTGTGCTTTCTTTTTTACCCAACTGGTTCGGTCTGGTCTTTTTTGAGGGTAAAGCCAACAGCTTTAAAACTTAACTGCTCTTGGGCACATCGCCCAAGACACAAACGCCCACATGGGCGGGTACATCGGACTCCCACTCTAGAAAGTGGTTAGAGTTTGCGCTACGCCTACAAACAGAGATAGTAACTTTAGAAAACCAGAGTTTCAAGTGGTATTTTATGTCCTCTATAACAGCTGCATACGCTGAGGAGTCGGCCTTGTGCAAATCCAGTGCTTCTGCTACCAGCTGAGAATCAGTCTCCAGCTCCACTCGAACTATGCCCAGATCCGCCGCAACATGCACAGCCTGCGACATTGCACAAATTTCTGCAGCAAAAGCATCTGAAATATGATCCTGCCTCCCAGCCCGAGCATAGACCAAGGTGCCATGACGGCAACACCCCAGCCCGAATGGTTCTGACCTGGAACGAACGACCCGTCCACGTTGATCTTGAACTCAGTGTGCTCCAGTGGCCTCCACTTGTCAGGAGCCGGCTTGACCGGCTGTTTCCCGAAGATTTCAAGATACTCGAGCACGGTGCTTCTCGTACGGCGGGCCACCGTATCGGCTGACCAGGGCATCTCTCCCTGTCTCAGCTTGTTTCTGTTTGACCACCACATCCACCAAAAGACAAGAACATGCAACCGCTTTTTTACGTCAAGCCCCCAAAGGAAATCCAGAACTGCATGCACAGGCCCGATGGACTCAAGCTCAATGCGTTCCTTCTCCATCTCTAGCAACCTCCAGACTTCTTTCGCATGCTTGCATTTTACGAAGAGGTGGGCACCATCCTCATCTGCCCGGCTACAGAAAAGGCATTTGGTGTCAGCTATATATGGGGATCCCCTTGCGAGCCACATTTGTACGAACGGCCGGGGAATCATGCTTTAGGCGCCAAGTAAACATCTGGATATTGGGGGGGCATGGTAGCTTCCATAACCGTTTCCAAGAGTCATCGGTGATATTATTCAGAATTCCAGGCACATGTGAACTATCCCCCACTCCACCATCCTGTTTCATACGCTCGAGTTGGACTTGAAGTTTATATGCGCTTTTGACCGAGTGCACCCCTTTAGTGTCGTATTGCCAAGCAATGAAGTCCTGAGTTCCGTCCCTTAGCGGTATTTGGGGAATATGCTTGACATCATCTGGCCAAAACGTATCCCGAACAAGCTGCACATCCCACGAGCCCGTGATTGGATCAATCAGGTCGCTAACTTTCTGAAGCAAGTTTGCGCCTCGGGGGGTGATCACCCCGCACGACCACGGACGTGGCAGCCAAGGATCGGACCAGATATTGACCTGCGAGCCATCCCCGATCCTCCAGATATATCCCTCCCGGAACAGCTGCAAACCATGCAACAAGCTTCGCCAAGAGTAAGATATACCGTCACGTGGTTTGGCCTCCAGAAGCTTGCCATCCGGAAAGTAGCGGGCCTGCAGTATACGAGCACATAACGACTCCGGGGCCTGTATCAGACGCCAAATCTGACGCGACGGCATAGCGAGGTTGAAACCGTGCATGTCCCGGAACCCTAACCCACCCTGAGCCTTGGGCAGCGTCAACTTTTTCCAGCTAATCCAGTGTGTGGTACGATCCTTGTCTTGCTGGCTCCACCAGTAGTCGCATAGGAGCGAACTCAATTCCTCACAGAAAGTTTTCGTAAGGTAGAAACATGACATAGCAAATGTAGGAATGGCCTGCGCCACGGCCGTGACCAACGTTTCTTTCCCACACTTTGCTATAAATCTTTCCTTCCACCCATACACTCTTCCGGCTATGGCCCCCTTGACAAAGGCAAAGGCTTTCTTCCTGGACTTTCCCACATGGACGGGTAACCCCAGGTATCTGTCACTCCAGGACTCGCTTTGGATCTGCAAAGCATCCTTAACAGCACGTTTATCCTCTGCTTTTGTGTTGGGGCTAAACATAATAGCTGATTTCTCAAGGTTGATGCACTGGCCCGAACAGTTCTCGTACAAGTCCAGAACTTCTCGCACAGCATGAGCTTCATCATGGTTGGCCTTCATTAACAACAATGAGTCATCGGCGAACAACAAGTGTGAAACAACCGGTGCGGTCCGACAGATTTTGACGCCCGTAACTCGTCCACTTTCCTCCGCATCATGTAGCAGCGCCGATAGGCCCTCAGCACAAATAACGAACAAATATGGCGATGCTGGATCCCCTTGGCGAAGGCCTCTCGATGGAGAAAACTGCTCAGTCAAACCACCATTCAGCTTGATTTGATACCTCACCGTAGTGACGCAATTCATGAGAAGATCAGTCCACCTCACACCAAAACCAAGCTTGTACAACATGGCTCTCAGGAAGTCCCATTCAACCCTGTCGTACGCCTTACTCATGTCCGCCTTAACTGCAGCAATGCCCTCATTACCCTTCTTCTTAT
This genomic window from Aegilops tauschii subsp. strangulata cultivar AL8/78 chromosome 4, Aet v6.0, whole genome shotgun sequence contains:
- the LOC123493751 gene encoding uncharacterized protein, encoding MKIIGWNCRGLGNGPAVRSLLELGRMEEPDVLFLAETKMSDKELERRHVDVDVKEEDGRIWRLTGVYGESAADRKVGGADRPQRLLDNFREALESCELSDIGFEGDKFTWRNHSKEVSTYICERLDRATANDAWCEWFPHFSVLNGAPRHSDHRPVIVCTQGGIRRERGGDGGFRFEAWWLQEAGCSEEVQGAWEEGCMKGSGDVATALKTVAGRMSKWGKEVAGDLEEKLKQARRELERCMRAAVSEEKVREEAKLRCRVEKIEERRNTKAKQRSHVTWLRKGNRSTKYFMAVASAKKKANRVRKLKKEDGSEVKEGEELNNYVCSFFQELFTSVQGDRLPELIDKVQPRVTPAMRAVLEAEFTREEVKAALDHIGDLKAPGPDGMPSIVYKRHWHFMGDKVVEEVLAVLNGGAMPEGWNDTVVVLIPKVKNPDRIKDLRPISLCNVLYKLVSKVIANRLKLILTEIISDNQSAFVPGRLITDNVLIAYEVSHFLLNKKKGNEGIAAVKADMSKAYDRVEWDFLRAMLYKLGFGVRWTDLLMNCVTTVRYQIKLNGGLTEQFSPSRGLRQGDPASPYLFVICAEGLSALLHDAEESGRVTGVKICRTAPVVSHLLFADDSLLLMKANHDEAHAVREVLDLYENCSGQCINLEKSAIMFSPNTKAEDKRAVKDALQIQSESWSDRYLGLPVHVGKSRKKAFAFVKGAIAGRVYGWKERFIAKCGKETLVTAVAQAIPTFAMSCFYLTKTFCEELSSLLCDYWWSQQDKDRTTHWISWKKLTLPKAQGGLGFRDMHGFNLAMPSRQIWRLIQAPESLCARILQARYFPDGKLLEAKPRDGISYSWRSLLHGLQLFREGYIWRIGDGSQVNIWSDPWLPRPWSCGVITPRGANLLQKVSDLIDPITGSWDVQLVRDTFWPDDVKHIPQIPLRDGTQDFIAWQYDTKGVHSVKSAYKLQVQLERMKQDGGVGDSSHVPGILNNITDDSWKRRADEDGAHLFVKCKHAKEVWRLLEMEKERIELESIGPVHAVLDFLWGLDVKKRLHVLVFWWMWWSNRNKLRQGEMPWSADTVARRTRSTVLEYLEIFGKQPVKPAPDKWRPLEHTEFKINVDGSFVPEICAMSQAVHVAADLGIVRVELETDSQLVAEALDLHKADSSARSANSNHFLEWESDVPAHVGVCVLGDVPKSS